A stretch of Vigna angularis cultivar LongXiaoDou No.4 chromosome 4, ASM1680809v1, whole genome shotgun sequence DNA encodes these proteins:
- the LOC108332159 gene encoding uncharacterized protein LOC108332159 isoform X2 yields the protein MAPSDLRRPFKRPPISDQEKRRAQSFLRQAQNRQDAQRHARFLVSTVLTLPSQSYVPESQPEPELELELTESVSSSGSNSLENLDVVGASKLKAAEARKWFAKQLMLPEWMIDVPNNLTQDWFVFARPSGKRCFVVSCNGTTISRLRNGSILNRFPSALPSGARKKESGSSQSYSILDCIFHELDQTYYVIDMVCWRGYSLSDCTAEFRFFWLNSKLAESGACEPPSYYHKYRFSLVPVYGCDWNGLQAAYSAPVPYVKDGLLFYNKHAHYQAGITPLALVWKDENCSKYVMDTDSKGQVPNQQQLVLELQEDGKLTTSDDPPIVFGCLDGSFIQQGCIQDTLYGFQLGRED from the exons ATGGCACCGAGCGATCTCCGCCGTCCGTTCAAGCGACCGCCGATTTCTGATCAAGAGAAGCGCAGGGCACAGTCTTTTCTCCGCCAGGCACAGAATCGCCAAGACGCCCAGCGCCATGCGCGTTTCTTAGTCAGCACCGTCCTCACTCTCCCCTCTCAATCCTACGTACCAGAATCCCAACCCGAACCCGAACTCGAACTCGAACTTACCGAATCCGTTTCCTCTTCCGGCTCGAACTCGCTCGAGAACCTCGACGTCGTCGGAGCCTCGAAGCTGAAGGCAGCGGAAGCTCGCAAGTGGTTCGCAAAGCAGCTCATGCTCCCCGAGTGGATGATCGACGTTCCCAACAACCTCACCCAAGATTG GTTCGTCTTCGCTCGCCCTTCCGGAAAACGGTGTTTCGTCGTTTCGTGTAACGGAACGACTATTAGCCGTCTGCGTAACGGTTCCATTCTGAATCGGTTTCCCTCCGCGCTACCTAGCGGCGCCAGGAAAAAGGAATCTGGTTCCTCTCAGTCTTACTCTATATTGGATTGCATCTTTCACGAG CTGGATCAGACCTATTACGTTATTGACATGGTTTGTTGGAGGGGTTACTCTCTGTCCGATTGCACTGCGGAGTTTAGGTTCTTCTGGTTGAATTCCAAGCTTGCAGAAAGTGGTGCTTGTGAACCTCCTTCTTATTATCACAAGTATAGGTTCAGTTTGGTTCCGGTGTATGGTTGTGACTGGAATGGTCTTCAAGCTGCTTATTCAGCACCGGTGCCTTATGTCAAAGATGGTCTTCTTTTTTACAACAA GCATGCTCATTATCAGGCAGGAATTACGCCTTTAGCATTAGTTTGGAAGGATGAAAACTGTAGTAAATATGTTATGGACACGGACAGTAAAGGACAGGTTCCGAACCAACAGCAG TTGGTTTTGGAGCTTCAAGAGGATGGAAAACTGACCACTTCGGACGATCCTCCTATTGTATTTGGCTGTTTGGATGGAAGCTTTATACAACAG GGCTGCATTCAGGATACCTTGTACGGTTTTCAATTGGGGAGGGAGGATTGA
- the LOC108331587 gene encoding uncharacterized protein LOC108331587: MMEQTIWGHLPVLMRANSKESIEYILQVLWRTRKSGLGTSDRCVIQDMLQLHNESDLDPLLVCLRMLIRRCVYENTSKEDIPKLFPDEVLPELQKLLTLLLQKFQREWQEDVMKDQNIVPRLKAMTWNMANLEKGSADPAAVIDLKLQNDAPFQSGVQDVNFQLATDSIDMMLKTMHCIRDQFSTMDEALNGH; this comes from the exons ATGATGGAGCAAACGATATGGGGTCATTTGCCGGTGCTGATGAGGGCAAATTCCAAAGAATCTATCGAATACATTCTTCAAGTCCTTTGGAGAACTCGAAAGAGTGGTCTTGGCACTTCTGATCGATGCGTCATCCAAGACATGCTTCAACTACACAATGAATCTGATCTCGACCCA CTTCTGGTTTGCCTCCGAATGTTAATTAGGAGGTGTGTTTATGAGAATACTTCAAAGGAGGATATTCCAAAGCTGTTTCCGGATGAAGTTCTGCCTGAATTGCAAAAACTGTTGACACTTCTGTTGCAGAAGTTTCAGCGAGAGTGGCAAGAAGATGTGATGAAAGATCAA AATATTGTGCCTAGATTAAAGGCGATGACATGGAATATGGCAAATCTGGAGAAAGGATCAGCAGACCCTGCAGCGGTTATTGATTTGAAG CTTCAAAATGATGCTCCATTTCAGTCGGGAGTTCAAGATGTAAATTTCCAGTTGGCTACAGATTCTATAGATATGATGCTGAAAACCATGCACTGTATTAGAGACCAGTTTTCTACCATG GATGAGGCACTAAATGGGCATTAG
- the LOC108332159 gene encoding uncharacterized protein LOC108332159 isoform X1, which yields MAPSDLRRPFKRPPISDQEKRRAQSFLRQAQNRQDAQRHARFLVSTVLTLPSQSYVPESQPEPELELELTESVSSSGSNSLENLDVVGASKLKAAEARKWFAKQLMLPEWMIDVPNNLTQDWFVFARPSGKRCFVVSCNGTTISRLRNGSILNRFPSALPSGARKKESGSSQSYSILDCIFHELDQTYYVIDMVCWRGYSLSDCTAEFRFFWLNSKLAESGACEPPSYYHKYRFSLVPVYGCDWNGLQAAYSAPVPYVKDGLLFYNKHAHYQAGITPLALVWKDENCSKYVMDTDSKGQVPNQQQLVLELQEDGKLTTSDDPPIVFGCLDGSFIQQSGLHSGYLVRFSIGEGGLILMDGKLEKADLHYLGKANRARGSADSFSKVMFQYSIRHSPLKIDVLLESVSSPVDQESTACDVEMDG from the exons ATGGCACCGAGCGATCTCCGCCGTCCGTTCAAGCGACCGCCGATTTCTGATCAAGAGAAGCGCAGGGCACAGTCTTTTCTCCGCCAGGCACAGAATCGCCAAGACGCCCAGCGCCATGCGCGTTTCTTAGTCAGCACCGTCCTCACTCTCCCCTCTCAATCCTACGTACCAGAATCCCAACCCGAACCCGAACTCGAACTCGAACTTACCGAATCCGTTTCCTCTTCCGGCTCGAACTCGCTCGAGAACCTCGACGTCGTCGGAGCCTCGAAGCTGAAGGCAGCGGAAGCTCGCAAGTGGTTCGCAAAGCAGCTCATGCTCCCCGAGTGGATGATCGACGTTCCCAACAACCTCACCCAAGATTG GTTCGTCTTCGCTCGCCCTTCCGGAAAACGGTGTTTCGTCGTTTCGTGTAACGGAACGACTATTAGCCGTCTGCGTAACGGTTCCATTCTGAATCGGTTTCCCTCCGCGCTACCTAGCGGCGCCAGGAAAAAGGAATCTGGTTCCTCTCAGTCTTACTCTATATTGGATTGCATCTTTCACGAG CTGGATCAGACCTATTACGTTATTGACATGGTTTGTTGGAGGGGTTACTCTCTGTCCGATTGCACTGCGGAGTTTAGGTTCTTCTGGTTGAATTCCAAGCTTGCAGAAAGTGGTGCTTGTGAACCTCCTTCTTATTATCACAAGTATAGGTTCAGTTTGGTTCCGGTGTATGGTTGTGACTGGAATGGTCTTCAAGCTGCTTATTCAGCACCGGTGCCTTATGTCAAAGATGGTCTTCTTTTTTACAACAA GCATGCTCATTATCAGGCAGGAATTACGCCTTTAGCATTAGTTTGGAAGGATGAAAACTGTAGTAAATATGTTATGGACACGGACAGTAAAGGACAGGTTCCGAACCAACAGCAG TTGGTTTTGGAGCTTCAAGAGGATGGAAAACTGACCACTTCGGACGATCCTCCTATTGTATTTGGCTGTTTGGATGGAAGCTTTATACAACAG TCAGGGCTGCATTCAGGATACCTTGTACGGTTTTCAATTGGGGAGGGAGGATTGATTTTGATGGATGGGAAGCTTGAGAAAGCTGATCTACATTATCTTGGGAAGGCCAACCGAGCTCGTGGTTCCGCTGATAGTTTCTCTAAG GTTATGTTCCAATACAGTATTCGACACTCCCCCTTAAAAATTgatgttttgttggaatctgtCAGCTCACCAGTTGATCAAGAAAGCACAGCTTGTGATGTTGAGATGGATGGTTGA